cctgcagctcctgctttccaaacacCTCATCCTTCAGTGACAGTGGGTGGAGAAGGAGcagccccccatcccacccccatccccctggGGCCTTCCCATGGCATTCCCGGACCTGTATCCGTGTTCTCCTTCTGCTGCTGGTCTTTCCTGATTGTCTCCTCGATCTGGGCCCTGGTGACCTTCCCTGGAGTGACCTGCTTGGGTGACTTCCCTTTGAGCTTGgagtcctcctcctccagcaggcgctgcagctccttcttgcgctccagctgctccagccgcCGCTTCTCCCGCTCCTCCTGCCAGGGAGGAAGGACCAGGTCACCTCCAGGCCTTACACAGGGATCAAACCAGCccttccaggagctgggaatcccgctgggacaggaacaggcccctcagtgctgcagctggatcACCCTGACCTTCAGCGGGACAGCGACAGCCCGTCCCCATCCCTCCGGAATAACGATTCCCACATCCCTGCCCGGTGATGTCAGCCCTGTGAAACACAGCCctgcggaggaggaggagtgccAGGACAATCAGATTAAGCTTTCCACTTTAATTTTGATAAGTGCTGGGAGGTTGGGGGTTCAGCAGTTGCTGGTGAGGAGCCTGGGTCCGTCCCCACGCCCTTCCCGAGGGCCGGGACACGCGGCCGGGCGGATCCCGAcgggcagagcagctcctgtgggaATCTGAAGTGCTCCACAAGGAGCTCAAGAGCCACTTTGCCCAGGGAAGAGGGTGACAAGCCCGTGGAACAAGCCCTTAAGGGCTTTCAGTGCTCTGGCTGAGAGTtgtctccctcctctcccaaaaCCTGGAAGgtcggggaaaaaaaaaccccagacaaacagaagagggaagggggagaggagggaaggggagagggagggaaggggagaggggaggggtaCACAGGGATGTGTCTGTGGCCACGGTGCAGGATaaggatggatccaggtggaATCTCCTGGTTGGCCACCAGCACCAGGGAGTTTAAAGGAGACCACAGGGCactgggaggagcaggggatgAGATTCCTTCGGCAGGACACGTCCATTCCCAAGGATTTGGGTGTTAAACACGAGTTTCCAGCCTTGCAGAGAAGTGCCCGAGCAAGGAACGGCTCAGCAGCTCCAGAAGagcttcccagctgctggggGGAGGAGATCCAGATCCCAGGCACAGGGAGCCACAGCTCCTGATCCCTGCTCTCAGGAGAGGCCCTGGGAAGGCTGGAGAGCTCCTGGCACGGCAGGAAGGCGAAGGAATGCAGGGGAAATGACGCAGGTGGCAAGAGAGCGGAGCAGAACCGCCCTGGAGCGTGTCCGAGTGCCCAGCGGGacccccagggctcagcagagcCTGGAAACGGGATCAGACCCGGCCCTGCCATCACccccaggcaggcagagcaaGGATGGAAGGGaagctggagcctgggcagtgggtttggggggtgagCCCCAGCCTGGCGTCCTCGGGTCTCTCCCGACAGCTCCGGCCCCTGGATCCGAGTGCCACGAGTCCCTCCCGGAGCACACCGGCATTCCATGCCAGCACCACCCCCCAGACACCTCCTTCCCCGGGGAATTTTGACCcctgggaatggtttggcttCTCCAGCCTCATCCTAGAGAGGACAAAGTCGTTTATAACCTGAGTCAcacatcccttccctgctgggatGTGACAGGACACGGGCAGCTCCTCCTGTTCTCCACAGGGATATTCCAGCTGGATGAGGCTGGAGAAGCAGCCAAGGAGGGTTTCCCTGATTTATttccctccagcagcccacTAATTTCTGTCTCTGGCAGCGGGAAGAGCACCTGGGCAGGAACAGTTGGGCTTTCCGGGCTCAGCTCCACACCTGAGCAGAGACCTTTGCTGCTGTGGGCTGCACATTCCCAGGGAAAAGGGGCTCCTGGGAAGAAAAAGCACTAAACCACAGGATTTGGGTGAAATTCCGACCTGGACATTGTGGTTGTGCTGACATAGGGAGAGGGGGCGGCTCAGGGGACACTGGAAACAACCCCACTGGTTTCCCTAAAACCCAGTCCGAGGCTCTGGGACAGACACCAGTTTCCCAGTCagcaatcccagctcccagcacatccccccactccccaaaTTCCCGTCCTCCCCGCCTGCAGGAGGCTGTTTTGGAAGCACAAGCAGGTCACCTTTGGCCAAGCCCTTAAATCCAGCAATAACAACTCCTTGTTCCAGGAAGCAATTAGGGAGCATTACGGGATCGCACCCGGAGCAGCCCACAGGACTCCGGATTCCAGGACACAAATTAGGGATGAACTCACGCAGGGGACACAGTGGGAAGGGCTCAAGGTCACAGGGACGTGGTGcctcctgccacagctcccaattcctgcagcagcacaagccCAGGAACGCCCCAAATCCCATTTTTGGCACCAACAGAGAGCACGAGGCAACAGGGATGATTTCAGAGGAAGCAGCTAAACCATCACTAAGAGTTcctagaaaaaaccccacaaaccagGAGGTGGATTTGGGTAACAAGAGCAGGACATTAAAAACCAAATAACCCAAAAAACACTGATGGAAACAGGGACCTAGAGAAGGGCAATCCAGAGGGAACCTCAGGAGAGAGACATTCCTGATGCAGGGAACGGCAAAAccaggaaagggggaaaaaaaaaagacctttgagaCCCTTAATGTGCTGATtccattttcctcctctgaaaatcaaaggcaagaaaaggaaaagaaggaatgaaaaggaGCTAAAAGAGCGTTTTGGGCACAGTCCAAATCCCTGATCTTTCCCTTGGTTCAGTTTTAAACCATTCCCACCAGAAGGCCTGTGCTGCCTCCCTTGGGAACTCCGAGATCCGCCAGGTTTGGGAATTGCACAGCAGAGCTCACACTTCCCTCCCACACCCGGCTGCTTTTAGCTCCCGGAGCAGCCACGAAATTCCAGCTTTTCCCCCCCGGAACGGAGCCCAGGACGAGGTGTGGGGTATCCCTGGGTCTCCCAGGGTTTAGGAGACGCCTCCGTGGGCAGGCACTGAccttcctctgctccttcctcaTCACGTGTTTGTCCTCATCCTTCCAGTAAGCatcttccagctcctgctgcctcttgGCATCGGCCGCTGCCTTGGCCTCGGCTTTCCTCGCTCGGGCAGCAGCCGACTTGGTGTTTTCCCCCtggaacttcttgggcatcaCTCAAGGTGCTCTTTGGGGAGGAAAGCAGGGTCAGGTCCTCGCGCCCCGGGTTCGGGGTTTGCTGGGAAAAGCCCTTTTATGGGATCGCTGGGGTTGGGAAAGCCCTCCAAGGTCACGGAgcccccccctgtgcccgatgcccgccttgtcccccagcccagagcactgagggccacctccagtccttccctggacacctccagggatggggactccaaacctccctgggcagccccttccaaggcctgaccaccctttccatgaggaaattcctcctggtgtCCAACCTGAACATCTCCTGctcatttcctctcctcctgtcccttgttccctgggagcagagcccaatccccccccggctcctccctcctgtcagggggttaCAGAGGgcgagaaggtcccccctgagcctccttttctccaggctgagcccccccagctccctcaggagtTCTCCAGTCCCTTCTccttgtgctccagccccttctctggacacactccagcgCCTCAGTGCCCTTCTTTTTGTGAGGGTCCCAGAACCGACCCCCTGATCTGAGGATCCCCCCCAGCAGAGGGGactggcactgccctgctcctgtggcCACACTGTTTTTGACCCAAGCCAGGTGCCCCTGGCTCATGCCCAGGTGCTGCCACAGCACCCCCAGGCCCttcccagctttccagcccctcCGTCCCCCCGCCTGGAGTGCTCCATGGGTTTGCTGTGACACCAGGGCAGGCTGTGGCACTTGGCCAGCAAAGGCTCTGCTTGTGGACGCTGCCCGCGCAGACAGGGCTGTGGAGCCGCTCTGGATCCCAAATCTGGGGGGGGGTTTAATGGCAGATGTTTAATTTGTCAAACAAAGCCGGGCACAGAAGGGCTGCTCTGAAGGGCTGGCCGCTCCACCCCCGAGGTTTTCCCAGCCTGGATCGAATCCCTCCTCCCACCGGCTACACCGTCTGGCCCTTCCCTAAACCCTTTCTCCTGCCCTCTGACCCTTCCCGAGGAGCGGGATGCGGGCCGGGCTCCAGcccaggatggggatggggggacaccCGGGCCTGTCCCCCCCCACCgccacccccccagccctccccgccccgtcccccccgCCCTTCCCCTCTGCCCCGCTGTCGCCCCGTTCCCGCCCCGTCgggtccccgccgcccccgcccacccccggcccctccgcccGGCCCCGGACCGGCCCCGCTCCTacccgggccccgccgccccgcccgtCGCGCGCCTCGCGCGTCATCCCCGCGCGCCGGCGCCCCCCGCGGGAGGGGCGGGAGAAGGGagggcgccgccgccgccatgttTGTTAAGGGCAATAACCGGGGCGGCCTCGCTTCGCCCGCGCCGCGGCGCCGGGAGAGGCGGAGGAGGAAGTGAAGAAAGGGGAGGGAACGGAGAGACGGGAGGGCGGCGGGTTCTGCCCGCGGCAGCGCTGGCGGAGCGGCGGGAAGGCCGAGGGCCAACCTCTTCCTCTGCCCGGCACAAAGATGGCGTCGCCCTGAGGGGCGGCCCTGAGGCGGGCGTGGGCGGGGCTTGGCAGGGCGTGGTCCCGCTGTCACCTGGGCGGGCGGGGCTTAACAGGGCGTGGTCCGCTTGCCACCTGAGTGGGTGTGGCTTGGGTGCACGTGGCTGCACGTGTCACCTGAGTGGGCGGAGCCTGGCAGGTCTGACCCCTTTGTTACCTGGTGGCTTCATCAGGGCAGAACCCATTGTTACCCGGGTGTAACCCATTGTTACCCGGGTGTAACCCATTGTTAATAGGGTGTGGCCTCTTGTCCCCTGAGTGGGCGGGGCTTAACAAGGCGTGGCCATTGTCACCTGGGTGGATGGGACTGACCAGGGCAGCtgtttcctccctcctcccccagcacccgtccccctgtccccccagttTGACCCCCCCTCCAATTCCAGTTGCACCCCCCAAGAGGCTCAGccgtgtcccccccatccctgcagccccccaagGACAGGCTCCTCCCAGGATCAGCTCCTCCTTTATTGGTAACCCCGGGACAGGGCTGtgtcccctgtcctgctgtccccccGCAGCCAGGTCACCACGTCCCCCCGTCCCCCTACACATGGGTctcctgcaccagcagctccgTGGCGGCTCCGGGCtcaggggggtcccaggaggGGCTCCCCTCCCCTTCCAACCTCTCTGGCAGCGCCCGGGAAGCTCCAGCCTTGTCCAGGGGCTCGTCCCCGGGGCTCCTGCCCCCCGGGGGGAACCCCGAGGGCGCGTTCCTCACGATGTCCCACCACagcacccccgggggccgctgcctCTGCCGGGTGGGCCCTGCCGGGAATGGGGGGTCAGGGAGGGGGTGCAGGGACGGGACCCCCCCCATACCGGGTCATGGCCCCCCCCGGCTCacctggcagggagctgagcaggaCCCCCACCCCCACCGTGCTGAGGGTCCCCAGCGCCCCGTAGTACAGGTAGGACATGGAGTAGAAGTCACCCAGGATGGCCGGTCtagggggggacatggggacagcgCTGTGACGTCACAGCCAGCGGGGACAGGGGCGTGACGTCACAACGGACAGGGAAAGGGGCGTGACATCAAAAGGAACAAAGAGAGCAGTGTGACATCATAAGGGACAAGGGAAGCAGTGTGACATCAAAAGGGACAAGGGAAGCAGTGTGACATCATAAGGGACAAGGGAAGCAGTGTGACGTCATAAGGGACAAGGGAAGCAGTGTGACATCATAAGGAACAGGGAAAGTGCTGTGACGTCACAGGGGAAGCACTGTGACGTCATAAGGAAAGTGGTGTGACGTCATAAGGaacagggacagcagtgggaCACCGAAAGGGACAAAGTAGGCACAGTGACGTCATAAGGAATGAGGGAGAGCACCGTGACATCCCAAGGGAAGCCGTGTGACGTCAGAAGAACAGGGCCAGCAGTGTGACGTCACACGGGACAGGGAAagcactgtgacatcacaacaAGCCACCCGCCCCCCCAGACACCCCCCGGCCACCCCTCAGCCACCCCCTCTCACCGTGTGGGCtcgggggggtccccgggggggccgAGGGGCGCGGGCAGGGCGGTGCCGTTGGCGCCGGTGCCGTTGCGGGGGGGGCAGAGGGTGTCGAAGCTGGGCAGGACCCCCATGGTGGCCGCGCTGGGGGGGTACAGGGTGGCCCCCACGGCCACCCAGAGGGACAGGGCAAAGCCAGCAGCCAggccccccaggacaccctgTGGCACAGGAGGGGggtctgcacagcccaggggggGCTGGGATGGACCCAGAGACACCCCTCCCAAAATCCCCCTCCAGACtcacagccaggctgcagagcGGCAGGACCCCAGAACCCCCCGCCCCAAAATCCACCCCCCTCCCAAAGTCCCCGGGCTCACAGCAGGAACATGCCCAGGACCCAGAgtgcccccccaaaaaaaattcCCACTCCCCAAAATCCTCCCCCAGGCACGGTTctactgcagagctgcaggatgcAGAACCCCCCCTCCCCAGAATCCCCCCGCCCAAAATTCCCCCTTCCAAAATCCCTGGACTCAGAGCAGGAACATGGCCAGGACCACAGAGTGCCCCCCCGCTGAAaatttccccctccccaaaatccTCCCCCCTACTCCTGGCCATGCTGAAGAGCATGTCCCCAAaatccccctccccaaaatccccccgagccccccccctTCACAGCCATGCTACagaagggcagggacacaccCAGGACCCCAGAaagcccccccctccccaaaatgcCCCTCCAAACCCCCCCCACTCACGGCCGTGCTGCAGAAGGGCAGGAACATGCCCAGGACAAAAGCCCCCAGCAAGGGGCCGCTGATCACCCCCATCACCGTGAaggagccctggggggggcaCAGCTCCAGTGAGGGGGCTCAGGAGCGCTcagggggggctcgggggggagcaggggggtgtttggctctgccccagcccccccacctcGAGGGCTCTCCGGGTGCCAGCGGCGCGTGGCCGAGTCCTGCCCGGCCGGGCAGAGCCAGCacgggggggctgggggggctcggggggggtttggggtgggttgAGGGTGACCTCGGCCCCCCCACTCGGGGCTGGGGtcagaaggggaggggggtctcacctgcaGGACGCCCCCCCCCAGCAGAGAGGACAGAGCTGCCACCGTGATGCACGAGGTGCCGTAGGTGAGAGCTGTGGGGAGACGGGAGAGGGtcgggatggggtgggatgggaggggtGGGGtatgatgggatgggatgggatgggatggcgtGTCCCAGGGTGGGGGGGGTAGCATGGCAGGGCCTGGCACAGCACGGCACATGCCAGGCTGGGGTGGCAGGGCCCGGCCGGGGGCACTCACAGAGCCCCTTGGAGATGAGCGTGAGCTTCCTGGGGGACAGCGAGGGCAGCCGCGGCTTCACGAAATCCTCCACGGTGACGGCGGCCATGGCGTTGATGGAGGTGGAGGCCGTGCTGGGGGCGGGGGGCACCGCTCAGCCCCGGCCCCcagggggggagcagggggggcaccccctgccctggggacccCCGTGCTCACCTGAGGGTCCCGCTGTAGGCACAGGCCAGGAACAGCCCCGGCACCCCCGGGGTGGTCTCGAAGATGTCCAGGACCAGGTAGGGCATGTACTGCagggggagggggctgcaggacccCGGGCAGGACCCCAGGGGACCTGAACACCCTCTTCTACCCCACTGCCCTCAGGGGGTGCTCAGGGGGGCAGGATCCcaggggaccccaaaaccccctctGACCCCCTCAccctcccaccctcctgccTTGGGGGGTCCTCGAGGGGCTGGCATGAGGGGGACCCCAATGTCCCCTTCAACACCCTCGTCCTCCCACCCCGCTGCCCCCGGGGGTCGTGGAGGGGCCGGTACCTGGTCGGGGGCAGCGATGGTGCCAGCCAGGAGGGGGTCACAGTCCTTGTAGAGGGCAAACATGACGAGGCCACAGGCGACCGCGCTGGAGACGATGCAGAACAGCCCCACTTGATTCACCAGCAGCGCCCTGTGAGCACGGGGaggggggtgaggagggggcccggcggggtgtgggggccgggcagggctgcaggggctgggcaggggtgCCAGGTTCAGACAGGGTCCGTTCAGGGGTGTATAGGGGTTCATATAGGGCCCGTGTAGGGTCTGTGCAGGGGCACAGGGTCCATACAGGGGTACAGGCACCGGTCTGCCTTAGGGGACAAACTCACAGAGCGGGATCCAGACGATCCCAGCCCCCCTGGACTCACATCTTGGCCTCCCTCTCGGTCCTGCAGGCCACGTAGCGCTGCACCTGGGCCTGGTTGACGCCGTACATGGAGAGCCAGACCAGGGTCCCGCCCAGCAGGAAGGTCCACACCGTGTACCGGCTCCGCGGGTCTGGGTTGAAGCTGGGCACGGTGGCACAGTGCCAGGGTGAGgggtgggctgggctggcaccaACACCCCCCCGGCGCCCTGGGGCGAGGGGTGAGTGGGGCTGGTATCGACCCCTAAGCAcctcagggcagggggagcGGGGTCTGCACACCACAGGGTGGGGGGACTCACTGACCCCTGAGCAGGGGTCTGCACACCACAGACTGGGGGGACTCACTCTCCAAAGTTTATCCTGGAGCTGTTGGCAGCGATGCCCAGCACCTTGGCGGGACCCCCC
The window above is part of the Pseudopipra pipra isolate bDixPip1 chromosome 27, bDixPip1.hap1, whole genome shotgun sequence genome. Proteins encoded here:
- the SLC5A5 gene encoding sodium/iodide cotransporter, producing the protein MPAPTGSPEIRAPERLTFSLWDYGVFGLMLLVSTGIGLFHGLARGGQKTSEDFFTGGRRMSALPVGLSLSASFMSAIQVLGVPAEAFRYGAKFLWMCMAQLINTLLTAQLFLPVFYRLGLTSTYEYLERRFSRSVRLCGTLQYVVATMLYTGIVIYAPALILNQVTGLDIWASLLSTGVICTFYTTIGGMKAVIWTDVFQVFVMLSGFIAVIVRGSLLVGGPAKVLGIAANSSRINFGDFNPDPRSRYTVWTFLLGGTLVWLSMYGVNQAQVQRYVACRTEREAKMALLVNQVGLFCIVSSAVACGLVMFALYKDCDPLLAGTIAAPDQYMPYLVLDIFETTPGVPGLFLACAYSGTLSTASTSINAMAAVTVEDFVKPRLPSLSPRKLTLISKGLSLTYGTSCITVAALSSLLGGGVLQGSFTVMGVISGPLLGAFVLGMFLPFCSTAGVLGGLAAGFALSLWVAVGATLYPPSAATMGVLPSFDTLCPPRNGTGANGTALPAPLGPPGDPPEPTRPAILGDFYSMSYLYYGALGTLSTVGVGVLLSSLPGPTRQRQRPPGVLWWDIVRNAPSGFPPGGRSPGDEPLDKAGASRALPERLEGEGSPSWDPPEPGAATELLVQETHV
- the CCDC124 gene encoding coiled-coil domain-containing protein 124, with the translated sequence MPKKFQGENTKSAAARARKAEAKAAADAKRQQELEDAYWKDEDKHVMRKEQRKEEREKRRLEQLERKKELQRLLEEEDSKLKGKSPKQVTPGKVTRAQIEETIRKDQQQKENTDTAEKTHLEVPLEENINRRVLEEGSVEARTIEDAIAVLSVANEADRHPERRMKAAFGAFEELHLPRLKQENPNMRLSQLKQLLKKEWMKSPENPMNQRHKAYNSHK